ttcgttaaatactactaaatatttatttggtggaactaaatgagctttaataaataatttagtacctattactaaatatttggtaatgaaaggtttgttactaaatcatttagtatctgttactaaatcttattaaatagaactaaatccttctatcagtgtgcataaaaataatattagaattaaaatttggattataattttagctacgcattcgaaaattatttttcaatttttaatcctaACACTCAaacaaagaattaaatttttagttttcaattcGAAATTTATACATTAGAAAATTTGTAAGCCTGATTAAAAtactcatttttaattttcctttgaaacaataaaaaaggtagcttttaacaatatttcttttattgcgTTCCTTAAATCTGATGTAAAAAGCGTGATGTTTTTCTATTCCTAAATATTATggacataattaaaaatacagtaCTTAAGAACcgattattttgataattttatgattagaaataaaattcatttcagCACGACTAtaccataattttttctacattAAATGTCCGAAATTGTGGGATAAATTTCCATTGGCCTATTAAGACATAATAAAAAGTACTGAAAACTTTTAAACGATTTGAGTCATcgttaaaattacattttatatgaaaaattctcagaattcacacgataaaaataaaaaatggggataagactaaaaaatcactttttttttcaatagtattttttcaagGACTCTGAGTATAAGCTgtgaaaagtaattaatttcatcaaaaaatggAAACTTTTTCGCATAAGAAACTGCATAACTCGTATATTAACGAAAATTGTTgatatttgcaaaaaaataatgaataattttttttaattgaaaaaataactacAAAATACTTAGAATATACCAAAAAATATGATTCGGATTAAAaggataaaaattacttttttgaaTTAAGGTCAATTTCCAAAATCTGCTTTATTATATCATAAAATATCAAAGAATGTCGATAAAATCTTTACACTGGACTTTACATGATAAAGTCggataaatttcaattattgatTGGTAATATTACCgatcaaaaatttcttaaagtCATTTTATATCAGGATAATCAGTTCTAGTTTGAAGATAGTTAAATTAGTTAGTTTTATATTTACCAATGATGTTAAAATTTTCCTGGTTTATCTTCAAGGTCTTTTTATCTTCCTGTTTCCTGAGTAATCTTTTCAAACAAGGTAGAAGACATGCGACAAAAGTATAATTGACCCATTCGCTTCGGCACAAACTCAACGGAGCAATCACCATTCCATATATTACTCTGCTTCCACTGGTGAGATATATACTTCATTAGTATCTATTCATTAGAACAATGTTTCATTTTCATCTACATACAAATTTATGATTTCTTACTCTTTACCGTTTGTAGAGTATACAAGCCCTCCTTCACATCCTGGAATTGCATGTATATCCGTCAACATGACGCATTTATCTATCCCTAATACATTACTCACTATTCCTTTTGAGATGGAATTAATGAACACTGTATTCCCGAATGGCGTAGATTCTATTTCTACGTCATCACCTTTTTCAGGAATTTGTTGGGATAATTGACTGTCACAAAAATAATCCAacattttatgaatattttcaacgCTACATTCATTCACAATATTCACGTTttcatcttttttattaagataTATTACTAAAATTATCGGTAAAAGTATTCTATTCAGCCTGTCAAAAGTTTCACTCAAGTCAGttgaagaatataattttgtcaAAGAGTCAATCAGTGAAGGGCAACTCCATAAGCTGACAACAACACCGTTTAAACTTTTTACTTCTGTGTTTTGTGTGGAtgatttcgaaatttttcgacaTAATTTCActtgaacttttaaatgatCTTCTCTACCTGATAGATTAACTATTTCACCAGGTGGTAATGTAGAAataaaatctgaaaattttttatctttttctattttagGCTTCAATAAAATTCCATGCGTAAGGACCCAATTTTTCAATATGTGTATTCCTGAAGTATACTCAATTTCTTTCCCATTTTGTTTTACAAGTGATATTGCAACACCCTTTGATGCCATGATTCGTTTtgcttctaaaaaaataagaataaaattatatttaatttccaGTCAAAGTAcacaataaatgaaaattaaaatttccattatatgtaattttatgtttctttCATTACATTCAtagacaataaaaaagaagaaactaAT
The sequence above is drawn from the Cotesia glomerata isolate CgM1 linkage group LG4, MPM_Cglom_v2.3, whole genome shotgun sequence genome and encodes:
- the LOC123263383 gene encoding peroxisomal leader peptide-processing protease isoform X3: MASKGVAISLVKQNGKEIEYTSGIHILKNWVLTHGILLKPKIEKDKKFSDFISTLPPGEIVNLSGREDHLKVQVKLCRKISKSSTQNTEVKSLNGVVVSLWSCPSLIDSLTKLYSSTDLSETFDRLNRILLPIILVIYLNKKDENVNIVNECSVENIHKMLDYFCDSQLSQQIPEKGDDVEIESTPFGNTVFINSISKGIVSNVLGIDKCVMLTDIHAIPGCEGGLVYSTNGKDGSRVIYGMVIAPLSLCRSEWVNYTFVACLLPCLKRLLRKQEDKKTLKINQENFNIIDSLNKCVVLIYCGSEWGSGILLDRGTGTILTCSHVIDKAPNRRIKVGFSRKNLSSQSMKIQWAELIYRTPKGVPYDIAILKVDPKEISSAIKPLKIGNSLVLRGESVISAGYPFLCSNLPTITRGNISNVSSCMLQTTCYVQSGNSGGPIIRPTTGELLGITVCNVITSTTRYPRLNMGVPATVLIDPINEYIKTNRVQALDILMSYDENVVRTWNCLLPSKI
- the LOC123263383 gene encoding peroxisomal leader peptide-processing protease isoform X2 — encoded protein: MQEAKRIMASKGVAISLVKQNGKEIEYTSGIHILKNWVLTHGILLKPKIEKDKKFSDFISTLPPGEIVNLSGREDHLKVQVKLCRKISKSSTQNTEVKSLNGVVVSLWSCPSLIDSLTKLYSSTDLSETFDRLNRILLPIILVIYLNKKDENVNIVNECSVENIHKMLDYFCDSQLSQQIPEKGDDVEIESTPFGNTVFINSISKGIVSNVLGIDKCVMLTDIHAIPGCEGGLVYSTNGKDGSRVIYGMVIAPLSLCRSEWVNYTFVACLLPCLKRLLRKQEDKKTLKINQENFNIIDSLNKCVVLIYCGSEWGSGILLDRGTGTILTCSHVIDKAPNRRIKVGFSRKNLSSQSMKIQWAELIYRTPKGVPYDIAILKVDPKEISSAIKPLKIGNSLVLRGESVISAGYPFLCSNLPTITRGNISNVSSCMLQTTCYVQSGNSGGPIIRPTTGELLGITVCNVITSTTRYPRLNMGVPATVLIDPINEYIKTNRVQALDILMSYDENVVRTWNCLLPSKI
- the LOC123263383 gene encoding peroxisomal leader peptide-processing protease isoform X1; protein product: MQKPHVCLKADFLYLEAKRIMASKGVAISLVKQNGKEIEYTSGIHILKNWVLTHGILLKPKIEKDKKFSDFISTLPPGEIVNLSGREDHLKVQVKLCRKISKSSTQNTEVKSLNGVVVSLWSCPSLIDSLTKLYSSTDLSETFDRLNRILLPIILVIYLNKKDENVNIVNECSVENIHKMLDYFCDSQLSQQIPEKGDDVEIESTPFGNTVFINSISKGIVSNVLGIDKCVMLTDIHAIPGCEGGLVYSTNGKDGSRVIYGMVIAPLSLCRSEWVNYTFVACLLPCLKRLLRKQEDKKTLKINQENFNIIDSLNKCVVLIYCGSEWGSGILLDRGTGTILTCSHVIDKAPNRRIKVGFSRKNLSSQSMKIQWAELIYRTPKGVPYDIAILKVDPKEISSAIKPLKIGNSLVLRGESVISAGYPFLCSNLPTITRGNISNVSSCMLQTTCYVQSGNSGGPIIRPTTGELLGITVCNVITSTTRYPRLNMGVPATVLIDPINEYIKTNRVQALDILMSYDENVVRTWNCLLPSKI